A part of Olleya sp. Bg11-27 genomic DNA contains:
- a CDS encoding YebC/PmpR family DNA-binding transcriptional regulator, translating into MGRAFEFRKARKMKRWSAMSKAFTRIGKDIVMAVKEGGPDPGSNSRLRAVIQNAKAVNMPKDNVERAIKKASDKSLGDYKEVVFEGYAPHGIAILVETATDNNTRTVANVRSYFNKCDGSLGTSGSVVFMFDHTCNFRLNAEGLDPEELELEFIDFGAEEVFADDDGILIYAPFESFGAIQAELESRDIEILSSGFERIPQVTKAVTPEEAVDIEKLLEKLEEDDDVQNVYHTMEETAE; encoded by the coding sequence ATGGGAAGAGCTTTCGAATTTAGAAAAGCACGTAAGATGAAACGTTGGTCGGCAATGAGTAAAGCCTTTACACGTATTGGAAAAGATATTGTAATGGCAGTTAAAGAAGGCGGACCGGATCCAGGCAGTAACTCACGTTTACGTGCTGTCATCCAAAATGCCAAAGCAGTCAACATGCCAAAAGATAATGTAGAGCGTGCAATTAAAAAAGCAAGTGATAAAAGTCTTGGGGATTATAAAGAAGTTGTTTTTGAAGGTTATGCCCCACATGGTATTGCAATATTAGTAGAAACTGCAACAGACAACAATACCCGTACTGTAGCTAACGTCCGTAGTTATTTTAATAAATGTGATGGTAGTTTAGGGACTTCAGGGTCTGTTGTATTTATGTTTGACCACACCTGTAACTTTAGACTTAATGCAGAAGGATTAGATCCAGAAGAATTAGAATTAGAGTTTATTGACTTTGGTGCAGAGGAAGTTTTTGCTGATGATGATGGAATTTTAATTTATGCGCCTTTTGAAAGCTTTGGAGCAATCCAAGCAGAATTGGAAAGTCGTGACATTGAGATTTTATCTTCAGGGTTTGAACGTATCCCTCAAGTCACAAAAGCAGTTACACCAGAAGAAGCTGTAGATATCGAAAAATTATTAGAGAAATTAGAAGAAGATGATGATGTACAAAATGTATATCATACCATGGAAGAAACTGCGGAATAA
- the uvrA gene encoding excinuclease ABC subunit UvrA encodes MTTPLSEVNPKENIIIKGAKLHNLKNIDVVIPRRKLVVITGLSGSGKSSLAFDTLYAEGQRRYVESLSSYARQFLGRLNKPKVDYIKGIAPAIAIEQKVNSTNPRSTVGTTTEIYDYLKLLFARVGRTYSPISGQEVKKDTVTDVTKYIQSLALNEKLLLLAPLILEEGRALQDKLSALNAQGYARIKVKDKVIRIDDAKDITSTDDLYLVVDRIVTKDDEDFYNRLADAIQTAFFEGKGNCYIQTLADNTIRHFSNKFELDNLQFLEPNVHLFSFNNPYGACPKCEGYGDVIGIDDDLVVPNTALSVYENAIFPWRGDSMSWYKDQLVNNSHKFDFPIHKPYFQLSEAHKNLIWEGNEYFEGLNSFFAELESKAYKIQNRVMLSRYRGKTLCKVCHGKRLRPETNYIKVGNATLTDLVELPLNKLATFFDKIELNDYDAKIAERLLIEIKNRLSFLHNVGLDYLTINRKSNTLSGGESQRINLATSLGSSLVGSMYILDEPSIGLHPKDSERLIQVLKQLRDLGNTVIVVEHDEDIMKEADQIIDIGPEAGTLGGEVVAVGTYADILKSNSLTAQYLNETLKIEVPKTRRTSKYSIDVIGARENNLKNIDVSFPLEMLTVITGVSGSGKSTLVKKILFPAIQKHLTGFSDKAGQFTEIKGNYSIVKNIEFIDQNPIGRSSRSNPVTYVKAYDDIRALYAKQKLSTIRNYAAKHFSFNVDGGRCETCKGEGEVTIEMQFMADVHLECETCKGKRFKKEVLEVTFADKNIDDILNLTIDDAIAFFDKNGAVKIKNKLQPLQDVGLGYVALGQSSSTLSGGEAQRIKLATFLGKGNTKDKTLFIFDEPTTGLHFHDIQKLLKSFYALIAKGHSIIVVEHNLELIKCADHIIDLGPEGGENGGKLVAFGTPEDVVKVKASVTAQYLKDKL; translated from the coding sequence ATGACTACACCGCTTTCTGAAGTAAATCCAAAAGAAAATATTATTATCAAAGGTGCAAAATTGCACAATCTTAAAAATATAGATGTCGTTATTCCACGACGTAAACTGGTAGTTATTACTGGATTATCAGGTTCTGGAAAATCTAGTCTTGCTTTTGATACGCTATATGCAGAAGGACAACGTCGTTACGTAGAAAGTTTAAGTAGTTATGCCAGACAGTTTTTAGGACGTCTTAATAAGCCTAAAGTAGATTATATAAAGGGTATTGCACCTGCTATTGCTATCGAGCAAAAAGTAAATAGTACCAATCCTAGATCTACTGTGGGTACAACGACAGAGATTTATGATTATCTAAAACTACTATTTGCTAGAGTTGGACGTACCTACTCTCCTATTTCTGGTCAAGAAGTTAAAAAAGATACGGTTACAGACGTTACAAAATACATCCAAAGTTTAGCTTTAAACGAAAAACTGTTATTGTTAGCCCCTTTAATTTTAGAAGAAGGTCGTGCGCTGCAAGACAAACTAAGTGCTTTAAATGCGCAAGGTTACGCTAGGATAAAAGTAAAAGATAAAGTCATCAGAATTGACGACGCTAAAGATATAACGTCTACGGACGACCTATACTTAGTAGTTGATAGAATTGTTACTAAGGACGATGAGGATTTTTACAACCGATTAGCTGATGCGATCCAAACAGCGTTTTTTGAGGGGAAAGGTAATTGTTACATCCAAACCTTAGCAGATAATACCATCCGCCATTTTAGTAATAAATTTGAATTGGATAACCTCCAATTTTTAGAGCCCAATGTCCATTTATTTAGTTTTAACAACCCTTATGGTGCCTGTCCAAAATGTGAAGGTTATGGAGATGTTATTGGTATTGATGATGATTTAGTAGTCCCAAATACCGCTTTATCAGTTTACGAAAACGCCATATTCCCTTGGCGTGGTGATAGTATGAGTTGGTATAAAGACCAATTGGTTAATAACTCGCATAAGTTTGATTTCCCGATACACAAACCTTACTTTCAATTAAGTGAAGCTCATAAAAATTTAATTTGGGAAGGTAATGAGTATTTTGAAGGCTTAAATAGCTTTTTTGCCGAACTAGAAAGCAAAGCGTATAAGATTCAGAATCGCGTGATGTTATCTCGTTACCGAGGTAAAACCTTATGTAAAGTCTGTCATGGTAAACGTTTGAGACCAGAAACCAATTACATTAAAGTTGGTAATGCAACGTTAACTGATTTAGTAGAATTACCGTTAAATAAACTAGCGACTTTCTTTGATAAAATTGAGTTGAACGACTACGACGCTAAAATTGCAGAACGTTTATTAATCGAAATTAAAAATAGATTAAGCTTTTTGCATAATGTAGGATTAGACTATTTAACAATCAACAGAAAATCAAACACCTTATCTGGTGGAGAGAGTCAACGTATTAATTTAGCAACCTCTTTAGGGAGTAGTTTGGTAGGATCCATGTACATTTTGGACGAACCTAGTATTGGTTTACATCCAAAGGACTCAGAACGTTTAATACAAGTTTTAAAACAACTTCGGGATTTAGGAAACACTGTTATTGTGGTAGAACATGATGAGGATATCATGAAAGAAGCCGATCAGATAATAGATATTGGTCCAGAAGCTGGTACTTTAGGAGGAGAAGTTGTTGCTGTCGGTACCTATGCGGATATATTAAAATCAAATTCGTTAACCGCTCAATATTTAAATGAAACATTAAAAATTGAAGTCCCTAAAACGCGCCGTACCAGTAAATATAGTATTGATGTTATTGGCGCAAGAGAAAATAATTTAAAAAATATAGATGTTTCTTTTCCTTTAGAGATGCTTACTGTAATTACGGGAGTTTCTGGTAGTGGAAAAAGTACGTTGGTTAAAAAAATATTATTTCCTGCCATACAAAAGCATCTAACTGGCTTTAGTGATAAAGCGGGTCAATTTACAGAGATAAAAGGAAACTATAGTATTGTAAAAAATATCGAATTTATAGACCAGAATCCTATAGGACGTTCTTCTAGATCAAACCCTGTGACTTACGTTAAAGCCTACGATGATATCAGAGCGTTATATGCTAAGCAAAAACTGAGTACTATCCGCAATTACGCTGCAAAACACTTTAGTTTTAATGTAGATGGTGGACGCTGCGAAACCTGTAAAGGTGAAGGAGAAGTAACTATCGAAATGCAATTTATGGCAGATGTCCATTTAGAATGTGAAACCTGCAAAGGCAAGCGTTTTAAAAAGGAAGTCTTAGAAGTTACTTTTGCTGATAAAAATATCGATGATATTTTAAATCTAACCATTGATGATGCTATTGCCTTTTTTGATAAAAATGGTGCTGTAAAAATTAAAAACAAACTACAACCGCTACAAGACGTTGGTTTAGGTTATGTGGCGTTAGGACAAAGCAGTTCTACCCTTTCTGGTGGAGAAGCACAACGTATAAAATTAGCAACCTTTTTAGGAAAAGGAAATACAAAGGATAAAACCTTATTTATTTTTGACGAACCGACTACTGGACTTCACTTTCATGATATTCAGAAATTACTAAAATCATTTTACGCATTAATTGCTAAAGGACATTCCATAATTGTTGTGGAGCATAATTTAGAACTTATAAAATGTGCCGATCATATCATAGACTTAGGACCTGAAGGTGGCGAAAATGGTGGAAAACTAGTTGCTTTTGGCACACCGGAAGACGTTGTAAAGGTAAAAGCAAGTGTGACTGCACAGTATTTGAAGGATAAATTATAA
- a CDS encoding RNA polymerase sigma factor: MQKVTITDAILVSNYIKGEESALEVLITRHKQRIYSFIYSKVYDRDIAEDIFQDTFIKVIRTLKRGKYNEEGKFLPWVMRISHNLVIDHFRKNKRMPKFDNSGEFDIFSVISDSALNAEKSMVKAQVEADVRRLIEELPGDQKEVLVMRMYNDMSFKEISERTGVSINTALGRMRYALINMRKVIEKHNIVLTN, from the coding sequence ATGCAAAAAGTAACAATCACAGATGCTATTCTTGTTAGTAACTACATTAAAGGAGAGGAATCTGCTTTAGAGGTATTGATTACTAGACACAAACAACGTATATACAGTTTCATTTATTCTAAAGTTTACGATAGAGATATTGCTGAAGATATTTTTCAGGATACTTTTATCAAGGTGATACGTACTTTAAAACGCGGTAAATATAATGAAGAAGGTAAGTTTTTACCTTGGGTGATGCGTATTTCTCATAATTTAGTTATTGATCATTTTAGAAAAAATAAAAGAATGCCAAAATTTGATAATTCAGGCGAATTTGATATTTTTTCTGTAATTAGTGATAGTGCTTTAAATGCAGAGAAATCGATGGTTAAAGCGCAGGTAGAGGCAGATGTTAGACGGTTAATTGAAGAATTGCCTGGAGATCAGAAAGAGGTTTTGGTCATGCGTATGTATAACGATATGAGTTTTAAAGAAATCTCAGAACGTACAGGGGTAAGTATTAATACAGCTTTAGGGCGTATGCGTTATGCATTAATTAATATGAGAAAGGTTATCGAAAAGCACAATATTGTTTTAACAAACTAA
- a CDS encoding sugar nucleotide-binding protein: MKEANNKHRILILGASGFLGQAIYKELCGYFQTFGTYCTDNYGFEKNQHYFQYNIEEDDIFEILNSVKPTIIISAIRGNFSAQVIAHQHIAEYLLANNSKLLFLSSANVFDAYSKFPSYETDKTLSHSMYGHFKIKIENMLLRLPKHQATIIRLPMVFGAQSPRIQEIKFFIKEKQPIEVFPNLIMNVTTDTKLTQQLHYLINRNKSGIFHLGSSDLVHHDDFFKDIMLSLGVANPMFKQVFTTNDDRYLAVLSKANKLPKHLQLVSQDILTELEV, encoded by the coding sequence ATGAAAGAGGCAAATAACAAACATCGTATACTTATACTTGGTGCTAGTGGTTTTTTGGGGCAAGCCATCTACAAAGAATTATGTGGTTACTTTCAAACCTTCGGAACCTATTGTACAGATAATTATGGTTTTGAAAAAAATCAGCATTACTTTCAATACAATATAGAAGAGGATGATATTTTTGAAATCCTAAACAGTGTAAAACCAACGATCATTATTTCGGCCATTAGAGGAAACTTCTCTGCTCAGGTTATTGCGCATCAACATATTGCAGAATACCTTTTGGCTAATAATAGTAAGTTGCTATTTTTATCTTCTGCCAATGTTTTTGATGCTTATAGTAAGTTTCCTAGTTATGAAACGGACAAAACATTAAGCCATAGTATGTATGGTCATTTTAAGATTAAAATAGAAAACATGCTATTGCGTTTGCCTAAACATCAGGCAACCATCATTAGATTACCCATGGTTTTTGGTGCACAATCGCCAAGAATACAAGAAATTAAGTTTTTTATAAAAGAGAAACAACCTATTGAAGTGTTTCCTAATTTAATAATGAATGTCACTACGGATACTAAGCTGACGCAACAACTTCATTATTTAATTAACAGAAACAAATCTGGTATTTTCCACCTGGGCAGCTCGGATTTAGTGCATCATGACGATTTTTTTAAAGACATCATGCTATCACTTGGTGTGGCTAATCCTATGTTTAAACAAGTCTTTACAACTAATGATGATCGCTATTTAGCGGTATTATCTAAAGCAAACAAACTCCCAAAACACTTGCAATTAGTAAGTCAAGATATTTTAACAGAATTAGAAGTATAA
- a CDS encoding endonuclease III domain-containing protein — MTKQEKVDFVINTLNKLYPEIPIPLDHKDPYTLLVAVLLSAQCTDVRVNQITPLLFAKADNPYDMIKMSVEEIKAIIRPCGLSPMKSKGIYGLSKMLVEDYDGIVPQSFEALETFPAVGHKTASVVMSQAFGVPAFPVDTHIHRLMYRWNLTNGKNVQQTEKDAKRLFPKDTWNDLHLQIIWYGREYSPARGWDLEKDIITKTIGRATVLKEYYK, encoded by the coding sequence ATGACTAAGCAAGAAAAGGTAGATTTTGTTATAAATACGTTAAATAAACTCTATCCAGAAATACCTATTCCGTTAGATCATAAAGATCCCTACACCCTATTAGTTGCTGTGCTACTCTCTGCACAATGTACAGATGTCAGAGTCAATCAAATTACGCCCTTATTGTTTGCCAAAGCAGATAATCCGTATGATATGATTAAAATGAGTGTCGAAGAGATCAAGGCCATTATAAGACCGTGTGGTTTGTCTCCAATGAAAAGTAAAGGAATATATGGCTTGTCTAAAATGTTAGTCGAAGATTATGATGGTATTGTCCCACAATCTTTTGAAGCCTTAGAAACATTTCCTGCGGTTGGACATAAAACGGCTAGCGTTGTCATGAGCCAAGCGTTTGGTGTGCCTGCTTTTCCGGTGGACACACATATACACCGATTGATGTACCGTTGGAATTTAACTAATGGTAAAAATGTGCAACAAACCGAAAAAGATGCTAAACGGTTATTCCCTAAAGACACATGGAATGATCTACACCTACAAATTATATGGTATGGTCGCGAGTATTCTCCTGCCAGAGGTTGGGATTTAGAAAAGGATATTATTACAAAAACTATTGGGCGCGCCACAGTTTTAAAAGAATATTACAAATAG
- the bcp gene encoding thioredoxin-dependent thiol peroxidase yields the protein MNTLKQGDKVPNFTVNDQDGQPVSLSDYKGKKLVVFFYPKASTPGCTAEACNLTDNYKALQDKGYEILGVSADSEKRQTNFKNKYSFPFPLLADEDKEVINAFGVWGLKKFMGKEYDGIHRKTFLVDEDGVVAHVIDKVKTKDHAAQILEL from the coding sequence ATGAATACATTAAAACAAGGCGATAAAGTACCAAATTTTACAGTAAATGATCAAGACGGACAACCAGTATCATTATCAGATTATAAAGGCAAAAAGCTAGTTGTTTTCTTTTATCCTAAAGCAAGTACGCCTGGTTGTACTGCCGAAGCTTGTAACTTAACAGATAATTATAAAGCACTACAAGATAAAGGGTATGAGATTTTGGGAGTTAGTGCTGATTCTGAAAAAAGGCAAACCAATTTTAAAAACAAATACAGTTTCCCGTTTCCGCTTTTAGCAGACGAGGATAAAGAGGTTATTAATGCTTTTGGTGTTTGGGGTTTAAAAAAGTTTATGGGTAAGGAATATGATGGTATTCATAGAAAAACCTTTTTGGTAGATGAAGACGGGGTAGTCGCGCATGTTATTGATAAAGTAAAAACAAAAGACCACGCAGCACAAATTTTAGAGCTGTAA
- a CDS encoding carboxy terminal-processing peptidase: MYKPLLLLIVIFSSVSYGQTDTIFCQQLVAVKKLVKENHYQPKAINDSLSKGVFDLFITSLDQDKDYFLQTDIAQFKADQFQIDDYLLSDNCTFVEQFKAVLITRIENTKTILGQLNTTIPDYSGGLTLQYKPSNQYIYSKDYNALATSIEKLVGYKVMTSLLDNNDDIAYIKANFTTLEASTRLDVIKNELCLLEQFSSTSGGLDRYVKDAFINAFLQYHDPHSVFFNPTEKLIYESGLSSNQLSFGITTEKNNEGQIIIAQITPGSAAFKNGNIETEDIIISLTANGTTLKTLCVSNDAIEAFSNKEDHKTISFLIKKQNGTEQNITLTKTKIKVEDNAIKGFLIGEDKALGYIKIPRFYTNDESINGRGVTADFAKELYKLQKQNIQGLIIDLRFNGGGSMGEAIELTGMFIDRGPVTVIKTNLKDTYTIRDVKRGTYFSKPVIVLVNNYSASASEFFAAAMQDYNRALIVGSTTHGKSSAQSIIALDDTKNIGYCKITMEKFYRVTGQSHQAIGVIPDLKLPSVYNDLDSGEQFYDYALQNDTVTPEQIFTPFQKKDYSTLISKNKQRLSANTAFTQIAENNIKLKESIFALGPQYALTLDEVNKTREQKRALYNQIFPNDTDQVVIAVSNTASTEKAINYNTDNDSLNAGIINQLSQDIYIAETYSILKDLINLKD; encoded by the coding sequence ATGTACAAACCCCTACTCCTACTTATTGTTATCTTTTCTAGTGTTTCTTATGGGCAAACAGACACCATATTCTGTCAACAGTTAGTTGCTGTAAAAAAATTAGTAAAAGAAAACCATTACCAGCCTAAAGCCATTAATGATAGCTTATCCAAAGGGGTGTTTGATTTATTTATTACAAGCTTAGACCAAGACAAAGATTACTTTCTTCAAACAGATATTGCGCAATTTAAAGCGGATCAATTTCAAATAGATGATTATTTATTAAGTGATAATTGCACGTTTGTCGAGCAGTTCAAAGCAGTATTGATTACACGTATTGAGAATACTAAAACAATTCTGGGACAATTAAACACAACCATTCCCGACTATTCCGGAGGTTTAACATTGCAATATAAACCGTCAAATCAATATATTTACTCCAAAGATTATAACGCTTTAGCAACCAGTATAGAAAAACTAGTCGGTTATAAAGTTATGACTAGTTTGCTAGACAATAACGACGACATCGCATATATCAAAGCTAATTTTACAACCTTAGAAGCTAGTACACGTTTAGATGTTATTAAAAATGAATTGTGTTTATTAGAGCAATTTTCTAGCACAAGTGGTGGTTTAGATCGGTACGTAAAAGATGCTTTTATTAATGCTTTTTTACAATATCATGACCCACACTCGGTATTTTTTAATCCTACAGAAAAACTAATCTACGAAAGTGGTTTATCTAGTAACCAGCTGTCCTTTGGTATTACGACAGAAAAAAATAATGAAGGACAAATTATTATAGCCCAAATTACGCCCGGAAGTGCTGCTTTTAAAAATGGTAATATCGAAACCGAAGATATCATCATTTCATTAACAGCCAATGGGACCACCTTAAAAACCTTGTGTGTGTCCAACGACGCTATTGAAGCTTTTAGTAATAAAGAAGACCATAAAACGATATCTTTTTTAATTAAAAAACAAAACGGAACAGAGCAAAATATTACACTGACTAAAACTAAAATTAAAGTCGAAGACAATGCTATAAAAGGCTTTTTAATAGGTGAAGACAAGGCTTTAGGCTATATTAAAATCCCTCGATTTTATACTAACGACGAGTCTATAAACGGGCGTGGTGTAACCGCCGATTTTGCTAAGGAATTATACAAACTTCAAAAGCAAAACATCCAAGGTTTAATTATCGATTTACGTTTTAATGGTGGTGGCTCTATGGGAGAAGCGATTGAATTAACAGGAATGTTTATAGATCGTGGCCCAGTTACCGTAATAAAAACAAACCTTAAAGACACCTATACGATTAGGGATGTTAAACGTGGCACCTATTTTAGTAAACCTGTCATTGTTTTAGTTAACAACTATAGTGCTTCTGCTTCAGAGTTTTTTGCTGCTGCCATGCAAGACTACAATCGGGCATTAATTGTTGGATCCACAACCCATGGAAAATCTAGTGCACAAAGCATTATTGCTCTAGACGACACAAAAAACATAGGGTATTGCAAAATTACTATGGAAAAATTTTACCGAGTGACAGGGCAAAGTCATCAAGCCATTGGTGTTATTCCTGATTTAAAATTACCGTCTGTCTACAATGATTTGGATAGCGGAGAGCAGTTTTATGACTATGCTTTACAAAACGATACCGTTACTCCCGAACAAATATTTACCCCCTTCCAAAAGAAGGATTACAGTACACTAATTAGTAAAAACAAACAACGCTTATCTGCCAACACTGCATTTACACAGATAGCCGAAAATAATATAAAGCTAAAAGAAAGTATTTTTGCTTTAGGACCGCAATATGCACTAACCTTAGACGAGGTCAATAAAACTAGAGAACAAAAGAGAGCCTTGTATAATCAAATTTTTCCTAATGACACTGACCAGGTCGTAATCGCAGTGTCTAACACTGCTTCTACTGAAAAAGCAATCAATTATAACACGGATAATGATTCTTTAAATGCCGGCATTATCAATCAATTATCACAAGATATTTATATTGCAGAAACCTATTCAATTTTAAAAGACTTAATTAATCTTAAAGATTAG
- the gcvT gene encoding glycine cleavage system aminomethyltransferase GcvT: MKNTALTATHEALSAKMVPFAGYNMPVQYDGVNIEHEAVRKDCGVFDVSHMGEFLISGPNALALIQSVSSNDATKLTIGKAQYSCLPNDDGGIVDDLIIYKLKEEQYLLVVNASNIEKDWNWISSKNTVDAEMRDLSSDYSLLAIQGPNAVAKMQALTSHDLAAIKFYNFEVGDFAGIDNVIISATGYTGSGGFEIYCKNDEVKQIWDKVTEAGAKPIGLAARDTLRLEMGYCLYGNDIDDTTSPIEAGLGWVTKFNKTFTNSAALEDQKRRGVDRKLVAFELDERGIPRHGYDIVDGQGKKIGVVTSGTMSPMLNKGIGLGYVPTVFTDVNSKINIQIRKNAVPATVVKLPFYKA, from the coding sequence ATGAAAAATACAGCTTTAACAGCAACTCACGAAGCACTTAGTGCAAAAATGGTTCCTTTTGCAGGTTACAATATGCCTGTCCAATATGATGGTGTAAATATCGAACATGAAGCCGTTAGAAAAGATTGCGGTGTGTTTGACGTGTCACACATGGGTGAATTTTTAATCTCAGGTCCTAATGCCTTAGCTTTAATACAAAGTGTAAGTAGTAATGACGCGACTAAATTAACCATTGGTAAAGCACAATATTCTTGTTTACCAAATGATGATGGTGGTATTGTTGACGATTTAATTATCTACAAACTAAAGGAAGAACAATACTTATTAGTTGTTAATGCTAGTAATATTGAAAAGGATTGGAACTGGATTAGCTCTAAAAATACGGTAGATGCTGAGATGCGTGATTTATCTTCAGACTACTCGTTATTAGCCATTCAAGGACCAAATGCAGTCGCAAAAATGCAAGCTTTAACCAGTCATGACTTAGCAGCTATTAAATTTTACAATTTTGAAGTTGGTGATTTTGCAGGAATAGATAATGTTATAATCTCTGCTACTGGTTATACTGGAAGTGGTGGTTTTGAAATCTATTGCAAGAATGACGAAGTAAAACAAATTTGGGATAAAGTAACAGAAGCTGGTGCAAAGCCAATTGGTTTAGCTGCACGTGATACGTTACGTTTAGAAATGGGATATTGCCTTTACGGAAATGATATTGACGATACGACCTCTCCTATTGAAGCTGGTTTAGGTTGGGTTACAAAGTTTAATAAAACATTTACTAATAGTGCTGCTCTAGAAGATCAAAAACGTCGTGGTGTTGATCGTAAATTAGTTGCTTTTGAGCTTGACGAACGTGGTATACCAAGACATGGTTACGATATTGTTGATGGGCAAGGTAAAAAAATTGGTGTGGTTACTTCTGGTACAATGTCTCCAATGTTAAATAAAGGGATTGGTTTAGGTTATGTTCCAACCGTTTTTACTGATGTCAATAGTAAAATTAATATTCAGATTCGTAAAAATGCAGTGCCTGCAACTGTTGTAAAACTTCCGTTTTACAAGGCATAA
- a CDS encoding glutaminase has product MLDFNTIINNIHNNLKKNVVKGVVASYIPELSKQDVNSFGIFMQHMDGRTFQAGDAEVPFSIQSISKVLSLSKAIAFEDNNLWTRVDVEPSGNPFNHLSLLELENGIPRNPLINAGAIVVADILCSKFKNPKQDFLDYVRAIANDKTITYNYKVAESERLTGYNNFAAANLLKSFDNLNNDVEVVLDFYFHQCALEMTCAQIAKTFYVFANSGKCINNIPHITVSQAKRINAIMLTCGFYDESGEFAFEVGLPGKSGVGGGIVALLPNHFVITTWAPGLNAKGNSLLGMQALEQFTTQTNLSVF; this is encoded by the coding sequence ATGTTAGATTTTAATACAATTATAAACAACATCCATAATAACTTAAAAAAAAACGTTGTTAAGGGTGTTGTTGCTTCTTATATTCCGGAACTCTCCAAGCAAGATGTTAATTCGTTTGGCATTTTTATGCAACACATGGATGGGCGTACATTTCAAGCAGGTGATGCTGAAGTGCCTTTTTCTATTCAAAGTATTTCCAAGGTATTATCCTTATCCAAAGCCATCGCTTTTGAAGATAATAATTTATGGACACGTGTAGATGTAGAGCCTTCCGGTAATCCGTTTAACCATTTATCTTTACTAGAGCTAGAAAACGGTATACCAAGAAACCCTTTAATAAATGCTGGGGCTATTGTTGTTGCGGATATATTGTGTAGCAAATTTAAAAACCCAAAACAGGACTTTTTAGACTATGTTAGAGCCATTGCTAACGATAAAACTATTACTTATAATTACAAAGTTGCAGAGTCCGAACGGTTAACTGGTTATAATAATTTTGCTGCGGCTAACCTTTTAAAATCGTTTGACAATCTTAATAATGATGTCGAAGTGGTTTTAGATTTCTATTTTCATCAATGCGCTTTGGAGATGACCTGCGCTCAAATTGCTAAAACATTTTATGTCTTTGCAAACAGCGGAAAATGCATCAATAACATCCCACATATTACGGTTAGTCAAGCCAAACGTATTAATGCTATTATGCTAACCTGCGGTTTTTATGACGAATCTGGAGAGTTTGCTTTTGAAGTTGGCTTACCCGGTAAAAGTGGTGTTGGCGGTGGTATTGTAGCCTTATTACCTAACCATTTTGTAATTACAACTTGGGCACCTGGTTTAAATGCTAAAGGGAACTCTTTATTAGGGATGCAAGCTTTAGAACAATTTACGACTCAAACCAATTTATCTGTTTTCTAA
- a CDS encoding 4a-hydroxytetrahydrobiopterin dehydratase, which yields MSTLTPLEIEQRLLRLPEWEYFDNAIQAEFEFENFKDCFSAMSRIAFECEALNHHPEWTNEYNVLKIILTTHDAGGVTDKDFKLALAIEHIVEEEED from the coding sequence ATGAGCACACTTACCCCATTAGAAATTGAACAGCGCTTATTAAGACTTCCAGAATGGGAGTATTTTGATAATGCAATACAAGCCGAATTTGAATTCGAAAATTTTAAAGATTGTTTTAGCGCCATGAGCAGAATTGCTTTTGAATGTGAAGCATTAAATCATCATCCAGAATGGACTAACGAATATAATGTGTTAAAAATAATACTAACAACACATGATGCAGGTGGCGTTACTGATAAAGATTTTAAATTAGCCTTAGCAATAGAGCATATTGTGGAAGAGGAAGAAGATTAA